In one window of Gossypium arboreum isolate Shixiya-1 chromosome 4, ASM2569848v2, whole genome shotgun sequence DNA:
- the LOC108460845 gene encoding UDP-glycosyltransferase 76B1-like, whose translation MESQTETHRKQKKWLRLLLFPLPLQGHVSPMLQLANLLYSKGFSITIIHTCFISSPKYPSKNPHFTFHSIPNGLSKSECSNADNLVSFISLLNANCAEPFRDCLVKLLSDVSDEPVAGLISDSTWKFTDSIAKSLQLPRFVLRTTNISSFLALAALPLLQEKGYLPKQESQEEKPVIELPPLKVKDIPVFKTQDQEGLHQTIAALVEQTKSCTGVIWNSFEELEHGSLTDFRYNFRVPIFPIGPLHKYFPVPSTSLLSQDQSAISWLNKQAPKSVIYVSFGSVASIEKSEFVEIAWGLANSEQPFLWVVRPGSVIGSEWLEPLPKGFMEEIKERGHVVKWAPQQEVLAHTAVGGFWTHSGWNSTLESFCEGVPMICHPCFGDQRVNARYVSDVWRIGVHLENKVDRFEIAKVVRKLLVEAEGHEIRDRILQFKKMANQSTQQQGSSYRSLESLVSLILSSQSQGKL comes from the exons ATGGAGAGCCAAACAGAGACTCATAGGAAGCAAAAGAAATGGCTGAGATTGTTGCTTTTTCCGTTGCCATTGCAAGGTCATGTAAGCCCAATGCTTCAGCTTGCAAATCTTTTATATTCTAAAGGCTTTTCAATCACTATAATCCACACTTGCTTCATCAGTTCTCCCAAATATCCTTCAAAGAATCCCCACTTCACCTTCCATTCCATCCCCAACGGGTTATCCAAAAGTGAGTGCTCTAATGCCGATAATCTCGTATCCTTTATTTCGCTCCTTAATGCGAATTGCGCCGAGCCGTTTCGTGATTGCTTGGTTAAGTTGTTATCTGATGTTTCCGATGAGCCTGTTGCTGGTTTGATCTCGGATTCGACTTGGAAATTCACAGATTCCATCGCCAAAAGCCTTCAGTTACCTAGATTTGTGCTTCGGACTACTAACATTTCGTCTTTCCTTGCTCTTGCTGCCTTACCCCTTCTACAAGAAAAGGGTTATCTCCCAAAACAAG AATCACAAGAGGAGAAACCAGTTATTGAGCTTCCACCTCTTAAAGTCAAAGATATACCAGTCTTCAAAACACAAGATCAAGAGGGTCTTCATCAAACAATTGCAGCTTTAGTGGAACAAACCAAGTCTTGTACAGGCGTGATTTGGAACTCATTTGAAGAGCTTGAACACGGGTCGCTGACCGATTTCCGCTACAATTTTCGGGTCCCGATCTTCCCAATAGGTCCACTGCACAAGTATTTTCCAGTCCCTTCAACTAGCTTACTATCTCAAGATCAAAGCGCCATCTCATGGCTAAACAAACAAGCACCCAAATCTGTCATCTATGTAAGCTTTGGCAGTGTGGCAAGCATTGAAAAGTCGGAATTTGTAGAAATAGCATGGGGTTTAGCTAACAGTGAGCAGCCTTTCTTGTGGGTGGTGAGACCAGGTTCAGTGATTGGCTCAGAATGGCTGGAACCATTACCAAAGGGGTTCATGGAAGAGATAAAAGAGAGAGGACACGTTGTGAAATGGGCACCCCAACAAGAAGTGTTGGCTCACACTGCGGTAGGAGGGTTTTGGACTCACAGTGGATGGAACTCAACATTAGAGAGCTTTTGTGAAGGCGTTCCAATGATTTGTCACCCTTGTTTTGGGGACCAAAGGGTTAACGCTAGATATGTTAGCGATGTTTGGAGGATTGGGGTTCATTTGGAGAATAAAGTTGATAGATTCGAGATTGCAAAGGTTGTCCGAAAGCTATTGGTCGAAGCTGAAGGCCATGAAATCAGAGATCGAATTCTTCAGTTTAAGAAGATGGCCAATCAATCTACACAGCAACAAGGTTCTTCATATCGTTCTCTAGAAAGCTTGGTTAGCCTAATATTATCTTCCCAGTCACAAGGGAAATTGTAA